A window of the Drosophila simulans strain w501 chromosome 2L, Prin_Dsim_3.1, whole genome shotgun sequence genome harbors these coding sequences:
- the LOC6732472 gene encoding uncharacterized protein LOC6732472, with protein MDRLSILLLLLGISRSQALFCGGSMAKECVQRNRCRIGTETGRPIIQYRGLINGNDGCESGQTCCPKTEILQFPVQVDNQPIPADCGYANHQGLGFTITNPMDIAQDGELPWMVALLDSRSHLPIGGGSLITRDVVLTSSTKTYEVPETYLMVRAGEWDFNSDSEQRAHEDVAIRKIVRHANRSVENGANNAALLFLARPLKLDHHINLICLPPPNRKFIHNRCIVSGWGKKTALDNSYMNVLKKIDVPLVDRSVCQKQLQGPYGKDFILDNSLICAGGEPGKDSCKGDGGAPLACPLQSDPNRYELVGIVNFGFGCGEPLPAAYTDVSEIRRWIDYNIQANAVHYSPPFGNVGQSLVSVGGVGYIPGMGPGNAFEGPVSVGEFIPNGGFVYDSNGFQNGANGLQGPLQIGGNVPNEGQGNSGNRYDPNPEIGAVSVGKPIPNESNPSGGLGYDLNGIEKLNQFPPLFQVNGANGHQGPLQIGGNIPNVGQGINGNRYDPNTEIGAVSVGKPIPNEGNPSGGLGYDLNGIEKLNQFPPVFQVNGANGHQGPLQIGGNIPNVGQGISGNRYDPNPEIGAVPVGKPIPNEGNVFGGLGYDLYEVQKPNQAGEFIPHVGQENYANGLQGPLQMGGTIPNVGQGNSGNRYDPNPEIGPPTFGAGMQGNNIDNQYNYNLGDRAKNELGAFPLENPNKDNVISLSDFASTTTTPSAPIKLVIEKY; from the exons ATGGATCGCCTTTCCATTCTCCTCTTGCTTCTGGGAATCTCTCGGAGCCAGGCCCTTTTCTGTGGCGGGTCTATGGCGAAGGAGTGCGTACAGCGAAACCGTTGCCGTATTGGTACCGAAACGGGAAGGCCAATCATACAGTATAGAGGACTAATTAACGGCAATGACGGATGTGAATCTGGGCAGACCTGCTGCCCGAAAACGGAAATA TTACAATTTCCAGTACAGGTCGACAATCAACCGATACCTGCTGACTGTGGCTATGCGAACCATCAGGGATTGGGATTCACAATAACTAACCCGATGGACATCGCACAGGACGGCGAACTGCCATGGATGGTGGCTCTGCTTGATTCCAGAAGCCATCTACCGATAGGCGGTGGCTCCCTAATTACGCGGGATGTGGTGCTTACATCTTCCACGAAGACCTACGAAGTTCCTGAGACCTACCTTATGGTGAGGGCTGGAGAATGGGACTTTAATAGCGACAGCGAGCAGAGAGCACATGAGGATGTTGCGATCAGGAAGATCGTACGACATGCCAATCGCAGTGTCGAGAATGGTGCCAATAATGCGGCCCTTTTGTTCCTCGCTAGACCGCTAAAACTAGACCACCACATAAATCTCATTTGTTTGCCGCCGCCGAATCGGAAATTTATCCATAACCGCTGCATCGTCAGTGGCTGGGGCAAAAAAACAGCCTTGGACAACAGTTACATGAATGTCCTGAAAAAGATCGATGTGCCATTGGTGGACAGATCAGTGTGTCAAAAGCAACTGCAAGGACCCTACGGCAAAGACTTTATTCTCGATAACAGCCTGATATGTGCTGGCGGAGAACCTGGCAAGGATTCGTGCAAAGGCGATGGAGGTGCCCCACTTGCCTGCCCACTGCAAAGCGATCCCAACCGGTACGAACTTGTGGGAATCGTAAACTTTGGATTCGGATGTGGAGAGCCACTTCCTGCTGCCTACACTGATGTTTCCGAAATTCGACGCTGGATTGATTATAATATCCAAGCGAATGCAGTACACTATTCTCCCCCGTTCGGAAATGTAGGCCAATCACTTGTTTCTGTTGGTGGTGTTGGATATATTCCAGGTATGGGCCCAGGAAATGCTTTCGAAGGACCAGTTTCGGTTGGAGAATTTATTCCAAATGGCGGATTTGTATATGATTCAAATGGATTTCAAAATGGTGCCAATGGACTTCAAGGACCTCTTCAAATCGGAGGAAATGTTCCAAATGAAGGCCAAGGAAACAGTGGCAATAGATATGATCCAAATCCGGAAATCGGAGCAGTTTCAGTCGGAAAACCTATTCCGAATGAAAGCAATCCATCTGGCGGTCTTGGATATGATTTAAATGGAATCGAAAAACTTAATCAATTTCCACCGTTATTTCAAGTAAATGGTGCCAATGGACATCAAGGACCTCTTCAAATCGGAGGAAATATTCCAAATGTAGGCCAAGGAATCAATGGCAATAGATATGATCCAAATACGGAGATCGGAGCAGTTTCAGTCGGAAAACCTATTCCGAATGAAGGCAATCCATCTGGCGGTCTTGGATATGATTTAAATGGAATCGAAAAACTTAATCAATTTCCACCGGTATTTCAAGTAAATGGTGCCAATGGACATCAAGGACCTCTTCAAATCGGAGGAAATATTCCAAATGTAGGCCAAGGAATCAGTGGCAATAGATATGATCCAAATCCGGAAATCGGAGCAGTTCCAGTCGGAAAACCTATTCCGAATGAAGGCAATGTATTTGGCGGTCTCGGATATGATTTATATGAAGTCCAAAAACCGAATCAAGCTGGAGAATTCATTCCACATGTAGGCCAAGAAAATTATGCCAATGGACTTCAAGGACCTCTTCAAATGGGAGGAACTATTCCAAATGTAGGACAAGGAAACAGTGGCAATAGATATGATCCAAATCCTGAAATCGGACCGCCCACATTTGGTGCCGGAATGCAAGGAAATAATATCGATAATCAGTATAATTACAATCTTGGCGACAGAGCAAAAAATGAATTGGGAGCGTTTCCTCTCGAAAATCCCAATAAGGATAATGTTATTAGCCTTAGTGATTTTGCATCCACAACGACCACTCCAAGTGCACCTATAAAATTGGTAATAGAAAAGTACTAa